One window from the genome of Cyclobacterium amurskyense encodes:
- the asnA gene encoding aspartate--ammonia ligase, whose product MVSTSELKYNCLLNRRETEKAIDLIKTKFPEMMSQRLNLFKVSCPLVIMDGTGINDDLSGIERPVKFPIKNQADAPAVVVQSLAKWKRWQLAELETVDREGIITDMRALRPDEDYSPQHSLYVDQWDWEQKINDSDRKLEYLKEVVENIYGIFQEMESNVCSLFPQISPILPEKIKFIQAEELLQEFPDLTPKQREYQACKAHGAVFLIGIGDELSNGEKHDGRAPDYDDWSSYNSEGHKGLNGDILVWNPLLENSFELSSMGIRVNAETLERQLKMAGEEKRRNLFFHKKLLNGELPQSIGGGIGQSRTCMFLLRKKHIGEVQSGIWPEEEVQKCLNEGVKLMK is encoded by the coding sequence ATGGTGTCAACTAGTGAGCTGAAATACAATTGCTTATTAAACAGGAGGGAGACAGAAAAAGCTATAGACCTCATTAAAACAAAATTTCCTGAGATGATGTCTCAGAGGTTGAATCTTTTCAAGGTGTCTTGTCCCCTAGTGATTATGGATGGCACAGGAATTAATGATGACCTTAGCGGAATAGAACGTCCGGTAAAATTCCCCATAAAAAATCAAGCAGATGCACCTGCAGTAGTGGTGCAATCACTTGCCAAATGGAAAAGGTGGCAACTAGCAGAACTTGAGACTGTAGACCGTGAAGGTATAATTACTGACATGAGGGCTTTGAGACCTGATGAAGATTATTCACCACAACATTCCTTGTATGTAGACCAATGGGATTGGGAGCAAAAAATAAACGATTCCGACCGTAAACTAGAATACCTAAAGGAGGTTGTGGAAAATATATATGGTATTTTTCAGGAAATGGAAAGTAATGTTTGTTCTCTTTTTCCACAGATAAGCCCTATTTTACCAGAAAAAATAAAGTTCATTCAAGCGGAAGAATTGCTACAAGAATTCCCCGATTTAACGCCTAAACAAAGGGAGTACCAAGCCTGTAAGGCCCACGGTGCAGTCTTTCTAATTGGCATTGGAGATGAATTAAGCAATGGTGAAAAACATGATGGTCGTGCACCTGATTATGATGACTGGAGTAGCTATAATTCAGAAGGACACAAAGGATTGAATGGCGACATTTTGGTTTGGAACCCACTTCTTGAAAACTCATTCGAACTCTCCTCAATGGGAATTAGAGTAAATGCAGAGACCCTTGAAAGACAGTTGAAAATGGCTGGTGAAGAAAAACGAAGAAATTTATTCTTCCACAAAAAATTACTGAATGGTGAATTACCTCAAAGTATAGGTGGTGGAATAGGTCAGTCCAGAACTTGCATGTTTCTGCTTCGCAAAAAACATATAGGTGAAGTACAATCTGGAATTTGGCCTGAAGAAGAGGTGCAAAAATGCCTAAATGAGGGAGTAAAATTAATGAAATAA